Proteins from a single region of Juglans microcarpa x Juglans regia isolate MS1-56 chromosome 5S, Jm3101_v1.0, whole genome shotgun sequence:
- the LOC121268687 gene encoding protein LURP-one-related 15-like, whose amino-acid sequence MSVHHRWNVYRGESKQPSDLIFTVKRSSTIQRRAKLHVFMANNTNEEVCDFMVEGSWAEKSCVVYTGDRTNIVAQMCKKTTVRSVLIGKDKYSLTVHPNVDYAFIVALIVILDDMNHITDTDGLFFNSGMSMAGLPTSVNVPGK is encoded by the exons ATGAGTGTACATCACAGATGGAATGTGTATAGGGGCGAAAGCAAACAGCCCAGTGATTTGATTTTTACTGTTAAGCGATCTTCAACGATTCAACGAAGGGCAAAGTTACATGTGTTCATGGCAAATAACACAAACGAAGAGGTATGCGACTTCATGGTTGAGGGGAGTTGGGCTGAAAAATCTTGTGTCGTTTATACCGGAGATCGTACCAATATAGTTGCCCAG ATGTGTAAGAAGACCACCGTTCGAAGTGTTCTGATCGGAAAAGACAAGTACTCGTTAACTGTTCATCCTAAcgttgattatgcattcatagtCGCGCTTATTGTGATTCTAGACGACATGAACCACATAACCGACACGGATGGACTGTTCTTCAATTCAGGCATGAGCATGGCTGGACTACCGACGTCAGTTAATGTACcaggaaaataa